One part of the Rhodothermales bacterium genome encodes these proteins:
- a CDS encoding PorV/PorQ family protein, with the protein MRIRVILLSLTIFATLGLTPGAAAGQESGLSFLELGVDAAAAGMGDAHVAIADGAFSTFWNPAGLAHTGSNEAALSHHIWVGDLRTYALAGRFRSGKNSGVGLAFTATSSGDLELRERPGPSEGNFEVQYLSIGASFGRRIGPARIGATGRYISEEIFTESASGYGIDFGAQMDVLGDAVQVGGAVHNIGKMNELNSVATKLPTTARIGIAVQPFQVLALEDDFTVVNATIVAELSHLFPDDRSRVHVGLAVDALDMLTFRAGFITNDALRNGTFGLGLHYGLLVFDYALVLFDSGFAGPGHILTLSYAW; encoded by the coding sequence ATGAGGATCAGGGTCATACTGCTTTCGCTGACCATCTTCGCCACGCTCGGATTAACTCCTGGCGCTGCGGCAGGACAGGAGAGCGGATTGTCGTTCCTGGAACTGGGCGTTGACGCGGCGGCCGCCGGGATGGGAGATGCGCACGTGGCCATTGCGGACGGCGCGTTCTCGACCTTCTGGAACCCCGCCGGCCTGGCACATACGGGATCCAACGAAGCCGCTCTGTCTCATCACATCTGGGTGGGCGACCTGCGAACGTACGCGCTTGCGGGACGCTTTCGTTCAGGGAAGAACTCGGGAGTCGGCCTTGCCTTCACAGCGACCAGCAGTGGGGATCTTGAACTCAGGGAGCGTCCCGGACCGTCGGAAGGCAACTTCGAGGTACAATATCTAAGTATAGGCGCGTCGTTTGGTCGGAGGATCGGGCCCGCTCGGATCGGTGCGACGGGCCGGTACATCTCGGAGGAGATCTTCACCGAGAGCGCCTCGGGATATGGCATCGACTTCGGGGCGCAGATGGACGTGCTGGGAGACGCAGTGCAGGTTGGCGGCGCCGTCCACAATATCGGCAAGATGAACGAGCTCAATTCGGTTGCCACAAAATTGCCGACGACCGCGAGGATCGGAATCGCCGTTCAGCCTTTTCAGGTCCTCGCGCTTGAGGACGACTTCACGGTCGTCAATGCCACAATAGTGGCCGAGCTGTCTCATCTCTTTCCGGACGACCGATCGCGCGTTCACGTCGGCCTGGCTGTCGATGCACTGGACATGCTGACGTTTCGTGCCGGGTTCATCACGAACGACGCGCTCCGAAACGGAACGTTCGGTCTCGGACTTCACTACGGCCTGCTTGTATTCGACTATGCCCTCGTGTTGTTCGACTCGGGATTCGCGGGACCGGGCCACATCTTGACGCTGTCGTACGCGTGGTAG